Below is a genomic region from Anoplopoma fimbria isolate UVic2021 breed Golden Eagle Sablefish chromosome 20, Afim_UVic_2022, whole genome shotgun sequence.
TGGAAACATGACTGTGCAGGCTCGGTACAGGATGGCTCCACTCTTGAATAAAGCTCGAGGTTTGGTGTACCAAGACTCAGACTTGAAGTTGACGTAGATTGCGAACATTGCCACGGCGAAGAAGTGTCCAATGAGGGTCATGGGTTTAGGGGTCAacctggtaaaaaaaatcacagtgtCAGCAAGTGTTTAGTATTTAATCTAgtatttaaaggaatatttctgtcattttgggaaatataagATCGATACCACTGTCTGTACGATGAATATGTAGCCAGCTAGCAACCAactaggttagcttagcaccaacaagtagcacttactgttCACTGGTCGCAGCTAAGAAATTGTTCAGCACATTATCCCCCCGTACATTTTTACATAGTTAACAAACTAGATACAATacaattagtgagctttagctTTGTGCTAGCTCAAGCTCAACGCCAGCTTTAGCGTAGCATTCTTAATGTGTTGACATCAATAGAGGGTTGCCATTGGAAGAGAAATAACATTTGAACTTCTGAGGTGCTGGTAAGTGGATTTTGGATATAGCAAAGCTAGTCACgtttttttatgctaagctaagctagccggCTCTAGTTTTACATTAAGGGTGCAGACATACGAGTggggtatcaatcttcttatccttctatcagcaagaaagcaaagcaTAAAGCTTATTTCTAAAAAATGGCAAACTATTCCCTTAACCCAAAGACCCAAAGACTGCGTTCCATCATGCCATGTTAGAAGAATTCTGTGTATCCTGTAATTTTGGAGGACCTTATTTATTGCTTACACTGAGAGGAGTCCAATAGGCCCAGCGATGCACTCTCCGCCAAGCTTGAAGTACTGGAAGCAGGCTTTTCTCAGCTCATGAAGAGAATCTGGTTAACACAAAACAGGCACATGATGAAAATCAAAATTACCATTAAGTggtatttaaaataattgcagATTTTGACTTTTGTGCTTATGTAATggcaaaataataatcatttctAATTCACTGCCATTGCTTTCAATGAGGCAGAGGCAGGCAGAGACTCACTGTCTGTGGCTGCAAACAGCTCATACAGGGCTTGTGCCAACACATTCACCACAAAAGAATGTGATGACTTGCGTTCCCAGTGGAATTTTTTCTTTGCCTattgagaagaagaaaaaaaatctgtgtgatATTGCAGTTGCTCACCTATAGCAGAGGGAATAAAAGGACAAGGCAAATGTGATGTAGTAGAGGCTCCATATAGCTTCTACTTGCTGTCATACACTTACACAGGCCTTATTGTTTACATGTTTCATACATAAGAGTGTTTTTAATAACAGTTATGTGAATGCTTTTAGGATTATAGTGAAACAGTTAGGCGTTTGCATGAAAAAGGTTAAGTCTAGTCCGTGTGTTTACCTGCAGCATAGCACTGTCGTCATAGAGATCTGGGATATTTTCGAGCAGACTCCTCCAGATGCGAACGTCATTGAGAGCCACACTCATCCCTCCTCCCGTCAGAGGATGCCTCATGTTGTAGGCATCACCCAGGAGAAGCACGCCTGCAAACGACACACTGCTGTTTGTCTCTCATCCAAAATACACCACcagttgttgtctgtttttttccccccctgagCACTAGTAGTAATAAAATCCTCCAATTAGTGCCAAACTCAGTGAGCAAGATGACATCTGGAGGATGACTTTCAGTGTTTCTCTGTGcttctatttgtgtgtgtttgagagtgtcATTGCTCATTACGCTTACAAAGCTCACTAGTGTTACAACTACAATCCAACacccacattcacacatacaatcagtgtaatttaatttcactttcttgcagagagttaaatcagaagatcaataccacttttCACATTTGAAGCTACTGTCAGcggctagttagcttagcacaaagttTTGAATCAGGGAGTAATAGCTAGCCTTGCTCTGTCGAAcagtaacaaaatctgcctctAAAgctcaaaaataaacacattataccTTGTAAGACTACTCTGActtgttttcagtctttgtgctatgCTGAGCTAATATGCTGCTTCATAGCATAGCaaagcctagcttagcataacacaaagactggaaacaaggggggAAAAGGTAGCCTGGCTCTACCTGCACATCagaagctcactaattaacacattgtaGCCTACTTTAGTTAGTTACTTTTGTTTTAGTTAGTAGccgtttagcttagcttagcatataaaATGGCAACAGCTAAACTGGATCCGTCCAAaggtattttatttgtttaatcccaaaaaaagtgtaaaatctACAACTTCTaatttttacactttaattaggattaaaaaaataaaaatacctttGGTCAGAGCCAGGAAAgcttttttaattctttatgCACAGCTAAGCTAAACAGCTGCAAGAcatagtttcatttttacagcACAGATATGAACACTGTAGTAATCTTCCCAAAGGACTCAGAAAAAAGCTAATAAGAGTATTTAATAAAAGGACTGTTCTGTTAAATGTAAGtatcaggtaaaaaaaaaaacatgtaatgtttttatgcATCTATAAAACATAGTACtacttactaaaaaaaaaaaaggacagcatttttaaaatgcagacTAATTGCAAAATAGTCAAAAAACAGGAAAGcactttaatttgtttcatcATACAGTAATGACCAAAGTGGTGCACTACTTTCCAAGACATGCATTACACTGTACACAAGCTGAACTCAGTTCAATAGATTATCTCTGGTCATCTATAACAACACTGTAGTACCTGGCTTGAtgacaggggagggagggaggaagctGGCAGGCATGGACCTGAGTCGATCGTTCTGCAGTGCCACCATGAAAGGCTCCTTTAAATGCtctgagggaaagagagagggcatGCTGTCAATCACTCAGATGAAAACCTAAAGGTGCACACCGTGCACATGCACAagaaaaagcattttcttttggtGTCTGAATGTACTTTTATTAATGCACCAGCGTGACTGACTCCGCCATTTCATCTGGACCTCTGTCAAGGTTACCAGAGCTGATGCTTTGATACAGTGGCTTTGATATTTCAGCTGAATAACAGAGCACACCGAGAATGTCAAATCCTTTAACTGTAGCTCCCCTggccacacacactgtatcatGCAGCAGTCTGGATAGATTCCTATCTACCAGGACGTCTGGCATCACTGCCATTATTACAAGCTTTTATTATTCATCACGCACAGGCCAAGGGTCATTTTTCATTAGAAATATCGTAATAACATAAGAATAAAACCGTAtagacattttcaaaatgtatctaTTCTGTCTTTTACCTGGCAGCTGTGGATATATCTTCTCAGCCATGTACTCTGAGAGGTTTCGAGGCATCTCCCCCCTGATGTCCACCAGTACTCTGGTGTCTGAGGAGGAGATCTGGTAGACGAGCACCGGGCTCGGGTTGGCCAGCACCAACTCAGCATGGTTGGCTTTAAACTGGGGACAGTCCTGTGGGAGAAGCACAGTGAGCTGCTGTGATCGAAACTTCTTGTTTCAATCAATACTTGGAGACTTTTTATCTCTCTCGAAGCAGTGTTTCGAGGGAAAGTTTTGATAGTTAAAGTTTGcaactgatgattattttaataattgatttttcTGCTTGTTATTCCGtcaattcatttatatttaattttgtatataaaatatctcaatatgGTAAAAATGTCACACCTAAAAAGGCTTTCCAATGTATACAGTGCAGTGGGATTTATGGCATCGGAGCTGGGTGGCATTTACCTTCATGAGGCATCCAACAAAGTGAGAGGAGGTCTGAGCTTTCCCAGAGACCAGAGTCTTTCTGAATTTAGAGAAACAGCCATCAGCCACAACAGTCAGCGCAGCATGGATTTCCTACAGGACGGAGGTTCACACAGTCATCACACACCCTCTGCATTAAATGGAGTCTTTCTTTCCATGAGATGAGGGTCGGAAAGTGCAGCAGTGCTTCCTCTTCTCACCTTAATGTCTCCAGTTTCTTTCTCCTTGTACTGCACTCCGGTTACACAGCCGTCCTCTTCTTGCAAACTGGTCACGCTGCCTTCTATGAATGTGACACTGGGGGGCGCAATAAGGAAGTTAGGGACATGGCCTCCAGGGCAGCATGGGCAACATGACAGGAGAAAGCTACTGGAACAAGATAAATGCCTATTGAGCATATGGTCAGAATGCAGAATAATTTTGATTGTAAAGCAAGAGCTATCAAGGCCTTTCAGAAACCATCATTCTCTATCGACTACTGATAATTGTGTAAAAAGTCCTCTACATAAAGAAAAGTCTGAAATAAATGCTATGAATGTGTTATTTCACTAGTCATGTAGAACATGAAAgctatttttaaacaaacttgtcATGTAGTTTGGCCTTGCAGGGCAGAATAAATGAGCAGCATGTGAACAGATTTTTAATTATACTCCTGTTCCCTCCAACCCTCAGTGCTGTCAAAAACAATGCCATCCAATTAGCCAGTTGGTCAGTTGGCATATGGACTCtttgtttcttgtgtgtgtgtgagtgtgtgactctACTCACTTTGGCTGGGCCAGGGCGGTTCTCCTCAGGCCCATGATGAATCGACCGTGATGGAAAGCACGTCCACACTTGGTGCTGTCCTGCCCCTGAGGGTACGGGATCTCCACCTCCGTGCTGGTCTCTATGTCGTGGATCACATAGCCGTTCACCAGATGGGCATCCAGACCCTCCACTGAACCTGagggccaacacacacacacacacacacacacacacacacacacgtgacaGGTTAGTCTCACAACACGCAGTCATTATTCACTCTCCCTGCTACTGTTTACATACAGCATGTGCGAATCAGTGCATGTGGATTCATATCTTGACTGACAGATTTGACTCCATAGTGTTTACGGCTGTACCATTcaatcaaatggaaatattctagatatattttatatatttaatatacattttccacaatttcaTCATGGCCAATTTGGTACCTTTCTTCAttgaaaaccaatattttctggCATGTTTTCTAataattcaagtttttttttttacattttaccaaCAAATTGTACCTGTAAGAAGGGGGGTTTGAAAAGGGGATACTGCATTAgtgtttaataatttatttataaataaatgtatttataaataaattactatATTAAAATTAAGGAATTCCTCATGAAGAATGATTACATAGAGATTCTGCCATTCACTGGATAAATGAATGTGCTGCAAAAATTGTTTTAGGCACACATCATCTACAAACTTAGATGAAAAGAATTTACAATGATTTAACAAGATGGATTAATTTGTTATTTGGACAATTTAATAACAAATTCAGCTGGGTTTTCTGCGTTCCAGAGGTTTATTTTGGATGTTAGGTTTGAGGAactctttcataaaaaaatcaatgtaaCTGGTTTTGTGAACTATTAGGAACATTAACTTTTTCATCTAAACCTATACTATCATGTATCaagtgaaaatatataaataagtagaGTTAGGGAAGAAGCCACTGAAAACTTCAAATCGTATTGCATCAAACATTACATATTTAGGACTAAATAAACAGCAAGATcagaataaaacatctttaggaattatttcattttagattttaaCACTCATCTGATCTGCTTTATTAGgactgtgtgtgtcagatttgACCGACAGCACTGCCAACATAAGCAAGCGGCCAAACAACCGTCACCAGATTCTGATTCAAATATTGCAAACTTTTCCCACTGAGCCCTACCCAAAATACAGAAACCAAAAGCAAACTCAACTTAGTGTGTTCATTTAGTGTGCTTCTTCATCGCTCATAGTAAGAAACTGATtgggaaatatgttttcatttaaccAAGAGCTATAATGTGCAAAAAGAGCTGACTATGGGGCACAGGTccctgatatatatttatatctatatatctctctctctctctctctctctctctctctctatatatatatatatatatatatatatatatatagagagagagagagagagagagagagagagagagagagagatacagataTGCAGGTCAGTGAGAGAAGCAGCTTCCGTCACTGACCTTCCAGTCCCAGCTCTCTGAGCGCCCTGAACCCTCCAGGCTGCAGCAGCTCCCCCACTATCCTGTCAGGCTCCTTCAGGTCCCTCTCCACCACCGTCACCCTCCTCCCATCCTGGGCTAGGACTGCCGCCATGGCAGAGCCCAGGACCCCTGCCCCTACTATCACCACATCTGGCTCTGGGGCCGCTGAGGGGCCACTGGCTGAGGCACTGGGTGAGGCGGAGGACTCTGCATCTACTCTTTTCCTTGTTCTCCGGCTCTGGAAACAAACAGTGGAGAGTCTTGTTACTCCCAGTGTAAAGTCCAAACTGAACTGTACTGTTAGGCAAACATTGGAAAATGAAAATTTTCTATACTTCATCCAAGAACTAGCTCTCTGATTTCAGTTGTAGTCTTTGGACATTGCAAATATGCATAAACTTTAAAGCAGTTTACTTCAGAAATGCTTGAATACAACTTGAGAATATGAAACTATGCGTTTTTCCCAGAGATTAAGTTCACAAACTTAATATAAGGCTTCagtttaatgaaaaagaaaacgaTATGTagtcctcttctttctttttttatctctctttgtcttcctttGTTCACATGACTAGGTTAAAATGTATCCAGACGAGTTTTCTTACctttttgcagcttttctctgctttctcGCTCCTCTGTGTTGAAGTTTGGGGGATTAAATTGTTGATAACAGgtaaaaaagacaagagactCAGAGGCAAATATAATACCTGAGAGACTCTGAGCTTCTGGACATGAAAATACCTGACATATGATAGCAGCAGGCCGACAGTCAGAAATAAGGCTGCGGCCATTAAAAGCTCTTTGTGAGCATAAGTCAAAAGTGTGTTGGATTTTTTGTAAAGGTAGGTGAAGCTGGCTATTCCCAGGAAGGTCCACATCTTTatggattaaaaagaaaatagatggTAAAAGCACTAGTACTGAGAAaccgtttgtttttttaaggctgACAGAAAATTAGCTCGCAATTAATAATAACTCTTCATGTTGTTTCTCAGCTGATCCAAAAACAAGTCAGCCAATCCAAAACAAAAGGTTACCTTTCTAACTCATGATAACTCGCTCACAGACAGTCGGAGGGATGCTGCtgaatattttatgataatGAGAAACGCGCACCACTTCGGATTCGGTGGTTTCGCGTCCGACCTCCTCCACAGTTCAACCCTCCAATCAGAAGCGACGCGCCGGTGAGCAGAGCTCATGCTATCCTCCCATTGGACAGCCGCGCCGGGTCTGGACCTCCCCTCGGCCACTGATTGGACAGTCTGCTGGCAGGACGGTAGTATGATGTGATGTCAGTGGAAAGGTGCGCgttgcatttattttacagacacAGAGGCTGCAAAGATCGTTCAGGTTTAACAAGATAAACCACTCTGTGACGTAAACATTGACATGTTTACGGCACAGAGTGTTAAATAGCATAGATGCTTTCATGCTCCATCTACATATAGCAAGCTGTCACTATGTCAACCCAAGTTGTGAATACTGAGGGGGAAATAATGCAATATATAGCCCAGATAGCTCAAAAAAATCTCCATCTTAGGATCCTTTTATGTGTGCAGTGTACAAACATCCAGTTTTGTAACAGAGTACTGCACCATGTTGTCCTGGAAAGtataaactaaattatttatCACGCCAAAAATACAAACTAGATATAGCATATCAATAAAGTGTTGGAGCTGTGGTGAGAACAATGCAATAATGGTCTTTTTTCTGCCCAAAACTAAAACCCTATTTGCAGTCAGTTATAaccttaatttaaaaaaagattagaaTTATATAAGCAGTCataccaaaatgtattattttggcACAATA
It encodes:
- the sqlea gene encoding squalene monooxygenase, encoding MWTFLGIASFTYLYKKSNTLLTYAHKELLMAAALFLTVGLLLSYVRYFHVQKLRVSQVLYLPLSLLSFLPVINNLIPQTSTQRSEKAEKSCKKSRRTRKRVDAESSASPSASASGPSAAPEPDVVIVGAGVLGSAMAAVLAQDGRRVTVVERDLKEPDRIVGELLQPGGFRALRELGLEGSVEGLDAHLVNGYVIHDIETSTEVEIPYPQGQDSTKCGRAFHHGRFIMGLRRTALAQPNVTFIEGSVTSLQEEDGCVTGVQYKEKETGDIKEIHAALTVVADGCFSKFRKTLVSGKAQTSSHFVGCLMKDCPQFKANHAELVLANPSPVLVYQISSSDTRVLVDIRGEMPRNLSEYMAEKIYPQLPEHLKEPFMVALQNDRLRSMPASFLPPSPVIKPGVLLLGDAYNMRHPLTGGGMSVALNDVRIWRSLLENIPDLYDDSAMLQAKKKFHWERKSSHSFVVNVLAQALYELFAATDNSLHELRKACFQYFKLGGECIAGPIGLLSVLTPKPMTLIGHFFAVAMFAIYVNFKSESWYTKPRALFKSGAILYRACTVMFPLIYSEFKYLVY